A single Filimonas effusa DNA region contains:
- a CDS encoding glycoside hydrolase family 2 TIM barrel-domain containing protein — translation MKKIAGLIGIMLSSQCGWAQLVDKTPAPVPVAPSIFATEPYENPYISGINRDASRATAYSFPNMSSAISGDRTQSGRYQSLNGDWDFSFALKPADAPADFYKSRVKGWRKIPVPSSWEMQGYDKPIYKSAVYPFRPVNPPHVPRDYNGTGCYQRVFTVPADWSGMNVTLHFGGVSSAYKVWINGQFAGYAEDSFLSSEFNITPYLKKGENILSVWVIRWSDGSFLEDQDQWRLSGIHREVYLQAEPKLRIADFFYQTKLDKDYKDALLSIRPRMENLSGKLMPGYKLKAQLFDEKGKTVFTVPLEKRVDDIINEVYPRLDNAKFGILEAKVTNPDKWSPEDPNLYTLALSLEDSTGHVTEVKSCKLGFRSIEFRKEDSKLLINGKLTYLYGVNRPDHHPVRGKALTREDIRQDVQTIKRFNFNCIRLSHYPSDPYLLDLCDAYGIMVMDEANLETHGLGGKLSNDAAWTGAYLERSNRMALRDKNHPSIISWSLGNEAGRGPNHAAMSAWLHDFDITRPVHYEPAMGSPKAEGYMDPSDPRYLKSNDHSHRLQNPLDQYYIDMISRMYPALYTAPMLVNQPNGDNRPIFFCEYAHAMGNSVGNLKDFWDQWRSLPRVIGGCIWEFKDQGLVKKDASGKEFYAYGGDFGEKYFDEFTIKGIVDAAGRPKEAMYECKRIFQPINCEWKDATKGLLLIHNDHNVLSLANYDVVLKIKKDGQIVGENHLPAMTLAAGKDTVINIAAFYPKDWDKGSEVLCDIHFLQKKATSWSEAGYEIASNQLPLTGISVYNKNIVLSDNSPAPIVSETPQQLLVKGASWQMAFGKDNGALVSYQLEGKEMVAGPLLPHFTRPQTDADKRGWKTQRKLHQWYNTGMHLVSMNHKMNQKEQLVITSNYTLIHDSASVQVMYTVMANGVVKVDYTLQANPALPYIPKVGMQCGINRSLDTISWYGRGPWENYIDRRYGSDVGLYTLPLEQFMEPYVIPQENGNRTDVRWLRLQRGKEAVIIVADSLLSMSAWPYTEDNISKAKHTYDLRDAGYITLNIDLIQMGVGGNDTWTDVAAPLEQYLLPSGNYSYSFYIKMAGGQ, via the coding sequence ATGAAGAAGATAGCCGGTTTAATTGGAATAATGTTAAGCTCACAGTGTGGATGGGCGCAGTTGGTTGATAAAACTCCTGCGCCTGTTCCAGTAGCTCCTTCCATATTTGCCACCGAGCCATATGAAAACCCATATATCAGTGGCATTAACAGAGATGCTTCCAGAGCTACAGCTTATTCATTTCCCAATATGTCCAGTGCTATTTCGGGTGACAGGACCCAATCAGGTCGTTATCAGTCGCTGAATGGTGACTGGGATTTTTCGTTTGCTTTGAAACCAGCAGATGCTCCGGCAGACTTTTATAAGTCCAGGGTAAAAGGATGGCGTAAAATACCTGTGCCTTCCAGCTGGGAAATGCAGGGATATGATAAGCCTATTTATAAAAGTGCTGTGTATCCGTTCAGGCCGGTGAATCCGCCTCATGTTCCCCGGGATTATAATGGCACCGGATGTTACCAGCGTGTATTTACTGTGCCGGCTGACTGGTCTGGCATGAATGTAACTTTACATTTTGGTGGCGTAAGTTCCGCTTATAAAGTCTGGATAAATGGACAGTTCGCAGGGTATGCAGAGGATAGTTTTTTATCTTCTGAATTTAATATTACCCCCTATCTGAAAAAGGGTGAGAACATATTGTCGGTGTGGGTAATCCGTTGGAGCGATGGCAGTTTTCTGGAAGACCAGGATCAGTGGCGGCTAAGCGGTATCCATCGTGAAGTTTATCTTCAGGCAGAACCTAAACTACGTATCGCAGATTTCTTTTATCAGACAAAACTCGATAAAGACTATAAAGATGCCTTACTGAGCATTCGTCCACGAATGGAAAATCTTTCCGGGAAATTAATGCCCGGATACAAACTTAAAGCTCAATTGTTTGATGAGAAAGGTAAGACGGTATTCACAGTTCCTCTGGAGAAGAGAGTTGACGATATCATAAATGAAGTATATCCACGCCTTGATAATGCCAAGTTTGGTATTCTCGAAGCCAAAGTTACTAATCCTGATAAATGGAGTCCTGAGGATCCTAATTTATATACACTAGCCCTTTCTTTGGAAGATAGCACTGGTCATGTAACGGAGGTGAAGAGTTGCAAGCTGGGTTTCCGTTCCATTGAGTTCAGAAAGGAGGACAGCAAACTTCTGATCAACGGAAAGCTTACCTATCTGTATGGCGTAAACAGGCCCGATCACCATCCTGTTAGGGGTAAAGCATTGACCAGGGAGGATATCAGGCAGGATGTACAAACAATAAAACGTTTTAATTTTAACTGCATACGTCTGAGCCATTACCCCAGTGATCCTTATCTGCTGGATCTCTGCGATGCGTATGGAATAATGGTAATGGATGAAGCAAACCTGGAAACGCACGGTTTAGGCGGCAAACTTAGTAATGACGCTGCATGGACGGGGGCTTATCTGGAGCGTAGCAATCGTATGGCGCTACGGGATAAGAATCACCCTTCTATTATCAGCTGGAGCCTGGGTAACGAAGCCGGAAGAGGCCCCAATCATGCGGCTATGAGTGCCTGGCTCCATGATTTTGATATTACCAGGCCGGTACATTATGAACCAGCTATGGGGTCTCCCAAAGCGGAAGGTTATATGGATCCCTCCGATCCACGTTATCTGAAATCGAATGATCATAGTCATAGGCTGCAGAATCCGTTGGATCAGTATTACATAGATATGATCAGCAGGATGTATCCTGCTTTATATACTGCCCCCATGTTGGTAAACCAACCTAACGGTGATAACCGGCCTATCTTTTTCTGCGAGTATGCACATGCTATGGGAAACAGTGTTGGGAATCTGAAAGATTTCTGGGACCAGTGGCGCAGTTTACCACGTGTTATCGGAGGCTGTATCTGGGAGTTTAAAGATCAGGGTTTGGTAAAAAAAGATGCTTCCGGAAAGGAATTCTATGCTTACGGTGGTGATTTCGGCGAAAAATATTTCGATGAATTTACAATCAAAGGCATTGTTGATGCAGCGGGCAGACCTAAAGAGGCAATGTATGAATGCAAGCGTATATTTCAGCCGATAAACTGTGAATGGAAAGACGCTACTAAAGGTCTGTTGTTGATTCACAATGATCATAATGTATTATCGCTCGCCAATTACGATGTTGTTCTTAAAATAAAGAAAGACGGGCAAATAGTTGGAGAAAACCATCTTCCAGCCATGACGCTTGCGGCTGGGAAGGATACTGTTATCAATATTGCTGCCTTTTATCCCAAAGATTGGGATAAGGGAAGCGAAGTGTTGTGCGATATACATTTCCTGCAGAAGAAAGCGACTTCCTGGTCTGAAGCCGGATATGAAATAGCTTCCAACCAGTTACCTCTGACGGGGATTTCTGTTTATAACAAAAATATAGTATTGTCTGATAATTCACCTGCGCCTATAGTATCAGAGACACCGCAACAATTGCTGGTAAAAGGAGCCTCCTGGCAAATGGCTTTTGGGAAAGATAATGGTGCATTGGTGTCCTATCAACTGGAGGGAAAAGAAATGGTGGCGGGACCGCTACTACCGCATTTTACCCGGCCGCAAACGGATGCTGATAAACGTGGCTGGAAAACGCAAAGAAAGCTTCATCAGTGGTATAATACGGGAATGCATCTGGTAAGTATGAATCACAAAATGAATCAGAAGGAACAGTTGGTGATCACCAGTAATTATACACTTATTCATGACAGTGCCAGCGTGCAGGTAATGTATACGGTTATGGCAAATGGCGTGGTAAAAGTAGATTATACTCTCCAGGCTAATCCTGCTCTACCTTATATCCCCAAAGTAGGTATGCAATGTGGTATCAACCGCAGTCTGGATACAATCAGCTGGTATGGAAGAGGGCCCTGGGAAAACTATATCGATCGCCGTTACGGATCTGATGTTGGCCTTTACACCCTGCCATTGGAGCAATTCATGGAGCCATACGTAATACCACAGGAAAATGGCAACAGAACAGATGTCCGGTGGCTCAGGCTGCAACGCGGAAAAGAAGCTGTTATCATTGTTGCAGATAGTTTGTTAAGTATGAGTGCATGGCCATATACCGAAGATAATATCAGTAAAGCAAAACATACTTATGACCTTCGTGATGCAGGATATATTACGCTTAATATAGATCTTATTCAGATGGGAGTAGGTGGCAATGATACCTGGACCGATGTGGCTGCTCCATTGGAACAGTATTTATTGCCTTCCGGGAACTACAGCTATAGCTTTTATATCAAAATGGCAGGTGGCCAATAA